In Desulfatiglans sp., the genomic stretch ATCTCCCTATTTTATATGGATCAGGCACTGCCCCCTTTTCATGGATGATAAATCTCCCACAAAGAAGCAGGAATTTTATGTTGACATAAAAGGCCGAACTTCCTATAGTTCTGGCCTCAAAAAGGAAATTATTGCCAATTGTTGGTGATAATTTTCTGCTGCTACAGATGTAGTTTAGAGATTTTTTTATATATAAAGGAAGGTCAACATGTTTAATTATGAATTCTTAAAAAAGGAGCACACCATTGCGGGTCCTGGTTTCAACCGCTGGATGGTTCCTCCTGCGGCACTGGCCATCCATTTGTGCATAGGAATGGCATATGGGTTTTCTGTATTCTGGCTTCCCCTCTCACAGGTAATAGGCATAACTGCCCCGGTAGCTGCCCCGGCAGACATGAGTTATATTGCCAGGGTATTTTCATCATCCTATGACTGGCCTGTTTCCATGGTCAACATAATGTACACACTGTTTTTCGTATTCCTGGGTATTTCTGCCGCCATATGGGGACAATGGCTTGAAACAGCAGGGCCACGCAAGGCAGGTTTTGCTTCAACAATATGCTGGTGCGGTGGTCTTATAATATCAGCAATCGGTGTAAAACTTCACCAGGTATGGATGCTCTGGATAGGTTCAGGTGTTATAGGCGGTATTGGTCTCGGGCTTGGGTATATCTCACCTGTCTCCACGCTGATAAAATGGTTCCCTGATAAGCGTGGTATGGCCACAGGAATGGCGATCATGGGCTTTGGCGGAGGCGCAATGATAGGTGCACCTCTTGCTGATACACTTATGAACTTTTTTTCCTCAAGGTCAGTCGATGCAGCCGGAATCCCGACCTCCGTTGGCGTATGGGAGACATTCCTGACCCTTGCTGTTATATATTTTATATATATGATTATGGGTGCTATGGCCTACAGGGTCCCTCCGACCGGATGGACGCCAAAAGGGTGGAAACCCTCTGCTGCGACTACAAATAACACCATGATTACAAAAAACCATGTCCATGTCAGCAGGGCATGGAAAACGCCTCAGTTCTGGTTTTTGTGGCTGGTTTTATGCCTTAATGTATCAGCCGGTATCGGTATCATCGGTATGGCATCTCCTCTTTTGCAGGAGGTTTTTGGTGGAAAGCTGCTCGGTCTCAATCTGCACTTTAATGAACTTGATGCAGCCCAGAAAATACAGATAGCTGCAATTGCTGCAGGATTTACAGGGCTTTTATCTGTATTCAATATATCCGGCCGTTTTATCTGGGCATCATTTTCAGATGTAATAGGACGTAAAGTAACCTTTGCTATTTTTTTCATACTGGGATTTGCATTATATGCACTCTCTCCAACTTTTGGCAGGGTAGGCATACTTGCTCTGTTTGTCAGCGCTTTCTGTATATGCGTGTCTATGTATGGCGGAGGATTTGCCACAATACCTGCATATCTGGCTGATATCTTCGGCACCCAGATGGTAGGGGCTATTCACGGACGCCTCCTTACCGCATGGTCTACCGCTGGTATCTTAGGCCCGGTGCTGGTGACCACCATACGTGAATACCAGCTTGCCAGGGGAGTTCCTACCTATCAGGCATATAATGTAACACTTTATATCCTTGCATGCCTTCTTGTTATAGGGCTTATCTGCAACCTGCTTGTTCGTCCTGTTAACCCGAAGCATTACATGACACAGGAAGAGCTGGATAAGGTTAAGCTTGTTGCCCAAAAATCAACAGAAAAGGCAAGCGCTGGAAACCGTGTTGACATGGGAGATATTGGTGCCGGAAGCCACAAGGTAAAGATTGCATTTGCATGGATTGCTGTTGTTATTCCTCTGATATATGGTTTTTATAATACTGTAATGAAGGCAATAGTATTGTTTCAGTAATTTTTTGACATATCCTGATCAACTGTCAACACATCAGGAATTGATTATAATAAAAAAGGCCATATTAAATATGGCCTTTTTTATTAATGCTACATATTTTTTGATCTATACCCTTTTAAAAAAGAACAGCCTCAATTTTGGGTATAAGGTTATTAAAGTCTATATACTTTTCAAGTTTCTCATTCCTCACCTCACCTTTCTCATAACATGGGCCAAAATGGAGATTGATCTTTATTTCTTTTTCACTGCAATATTTCATTAGCGACCACTTTGTCATGCTCCCAATAAGCATAGCGCCTGTTTTTGATCCCCATTCAAAATGGGGGCCGTCACCTCCGCTGTCTCCAATAATAATCACCCTGCCAGGCATCAGACCGAGGGACTGCATGAGTTTTGCGGTGTTTAAGGGTTTGTCCTGTGTTTCTGTCAGATCATGCCACTCACAATTAATATTTTTATTTTCCTTAAATTTTATAGCAGGGTTGGCCGAGATAACCGGTACTACCGGCAAGCGCCCTTTGCTGAACGCACGCTGAAAATATCCCTGCATTCCAGTGGAGTTGATCATGAAAAAGATATCCCTCTTATTGCACCATTTGATTAAATTAGCCACACCTTGATAGGTTGAAAAGCATTCATCAAGATAATTGTCCATCTGCGCTTCAGTAATTGGCTGCGGTAAGAGGGCTGCTATTTGCCTGTATGCCTCGGACAGGGGAATAACGTTGCCTGTGTATGCCCTGAATATCTTTTCTATATCCGGTTCCAGGTTCGGATATGTAAAAGAGACAACATCAAAAGGCCCTGAAGGTGAAAGGCATTCGCTCCAGTCAGAGGAGATAAGGGCTCTGTATTTCCTGTTTTTCATTTTTATTCCTTTATACTTACATCCCACTCAAGTCCAGACTTTATATCATTTCAGCGGGTTATTAAACAGGGCGGCCTTTCCCAGTTCCATTTCTATTTCCATCAACCTGTTGTATTTGGCTATGCGTTCACTGCGGCAGAGAGAGCCTGTTTTTATCTGGCCTCCGCCCATAGCCACGGCAAAGTCAGAGATAAAATGGTCTTCTGTCTCGCCTGAACGATGAGAGATTACATAACCCCACCCCGCTTTTCTACAGAGCTGTATAGCCTCAATGGTTTCAGTTACAGTCCCGATCTGATTCAGCTTGATCAGAACAGCATTGGTAGAGGTTTCCTGAATGCCGCGCTCAATAAATCTTGTATTGGTCACATACAGATCGTCTCCAACGATCTGAACCCTGCTTCCAAGAGATGCTGTATGCTCCTTGAATCCCTGCCAGTCATTTTCATCAAGGCCGTCTTCTATGGAAATTATTGGGTACTTATCTGTCCAGGATCGATAAAGGGCAGTCATCTCAGAGCTGCTTTTTATCCCCTGACCCGACTTTGCAAGATTATAAGAACCCTTTTCAAAAAATGAGCTTGCAGCAGGGTCAAGGGCAATGGCAATATCCTTTCCGGGCTGGTAGCCTGCCGCCTTTATGGCCTCTACAATAACTTCGCATGCCTCATCATTGCTTTTAAGGTTAGGCGCAAACCCTCCCTCATCGCCCACGCTTGTATTGTATCCCTTCTTTTTAAGGATTGATTTGAGTGCATGGAAAGTCTCTGCGCCGTAACGCAGGGCCTCTGCGAAACTTGGGGCGCCAACAGGCGCAACCATGAATTCCTGAAAGTCCACGCTGTTATCTGCATGCTTTCCGCCATTAAGGATATTCATCATTGGCATGGGAATCCTGAATGCCCCTGGACCTCCGAGATAAATGTAGAGCGGGAGCCCAGCCTCAGCAGCAGCGGCGCGTGAAACCGCCATTGAAACGCCGAGGATGGCATTTGCTCCCAGCTTGCCCTTGTTGGGTGTGCCATCCAGGCCAATCAACATCCGGTCTATCTGGGTCTGGTGAGATGGCTCCATCCCAATAATATGAGGCGCTATAACCTCATTAACATTTTTTACAGCCTTTAAGACCCCCTTACCTCCGTAACGTTTTTTATCGCCATCACGGAGTTCAACCGCCTCGTTCTCGCCTGTAGAGGCGCCTGATGGAACAGAGGCCGAAGCAATTAATTTATTTTCAAGAGAAACAAACACCTTTATTGTAGGGTTTCCTCGTGAATCAAGAATCTCCATTGCGTTAACATTATTTATTTTACTGCCCATAGTTAATCCTCCTTTTAATTTATTTTTTATAAGTCATGATCAGCTTTTTCTAATGAAGAAACTCGCGCCATTGCCAGCACACCTGCAATGCAGACGATAAAGGCATATGCAAACCCCCATGATGCGCCAACCGCTGTCCAGAGTATGCCTACAATGAGGCTTGAAGTAAAATCACCAAACCCGTTCACCACACCTAATATGCCATAGGCAGTCCCGGCAATGGTGTCATCAACATAATCCCTTACCGCTATACCTTCCACCGTATCCTCCCATGCTATGAAGATACCCGCAAGGCTGAAAAAGATGATAAACCACCAGATGGAGCCTACAACAAAGGTGAAACCGGCAAAGGTTATCACCGCTACGCCATACCCTGTTGCCAGATAGCGGGACCTTGTAAAGCGGCTGCTCAGTGCGCCAATGGGATAGGAGGCAATAGTGTAAACAACATTACGCAGGAGATATAAGAGAGCTACCACTCTTGTGACCCCTATAGCCTGCATGAATTGCGGGAGGATGGATGTCGCCATTTCGTGGCAGAAATCACTCAGGAAACTGGTAAGCCCGAATGCAACCACATTTCGATTACACCATTTTCTTTTGCATAAAGAGATATCATCCATTTTCACTGTTCCTGTTCAGTCTTAAAAACAGATTTATATATAGTTGAATTCAAAAACCGGTGCGCAGCAAAGAATCCCGGCTGATCATACCCTTAAACCTGCCTTCTGAATCTATAACCGGCAATCTTTTTAATCCCTTTTCAACCATCAGCCTGATGGCATCTTCGATCAGCATCTCATCATCAACAGTGATCAGTTTTTTTGTCATGACCGCCTCAGCAGTGGTTTTTGTCAATTGCTGTTGTAGGGTCCCTGTCTTGGCAGCATCCGGTTTAAAAGTCTGCTTTATTTTGGTTAAAAGATGCCAGATCTTTTCCTGATCCGGTTTGAAATACCGCAATAAATCCCGGTCAGAGATCAAACCCAGAAGCTTTTCCTGCTCATCGACCACCGCCACCCTCTGGATATCATTGAGGCCTATAATTCGAATCACCTCATCCAGGGTTGTTTTGGCTAATACTGTCTGTGTATCCCGGCGCAGGATATCTCTTACATGCTTCAGGTGTTGTACCTCTATTTTTTGGGCCTTAAAGGTATTCCAGTCAGGGGCCTCACGCATAACAGTGTGAAAAATATCGATCCGTGACAACATCCCAACAAGTGAACCTTCAGAATCAGTAACTGGCAGGCGTTTTACCTTTTTGTTTTCCATTAATTCTACCGCTTCAGTAAGGAGTTTATCTGCTGAGATAGTGATCACAGGGGTAGTCATTATTTCTGAGACATATCGTGAACAAAGTCGGTTGATCAATGATTCCCGGCAGTTATTGTCTGATTCCTTTAACAGCCCCAACCTCACGGGTAATCCGCCCTTGTAGATTAGGTCTCCCTGGGTGACCATACCTATTGGCCTCTTTTTCTCATCGATTACCGGCAGGCCCGTGAAGACATAAGAAAGCAATAAACGTGTTGCATCACTTAATGATGTATCGGCAGTAACATATCTGGGGGAATTTGTCATAACATCACGGACTAATAATTGCCTGGGGAAAAATGATTTGCGTGTCCTATGGCTGATAACGCTCATTTCATGCAGGGTTATGATTCCATCTGTGACCATTTCATTGAGCCCGTTTAATACGCGGTCTGTTTCAGCTGCTGGAAGGATTATATAAATTCGAACAGGCAGGTTGAATGAAAGGATTTCAAGCCGAGTGGTTGTCAACTCACCATTTTCATAACACCCTGCTACACCACGTGTGATAATGCACCGGGCAGCAATCTTGAGCTCCTTGATATACTGCATAACCGCGTCAGACAAAGGCTTCTTAAGGTAACGGGCCTCCTCGCTTGTAAAGATTTCAATAGCCCTGTAATTGAGCATCATTCCCTCCATTATTTAAGGCTTCCAAGCCAATAACCAAGAAAGGTTAATCCAAAACCACCCAGATTATTTATCATGATATTCATAATGGGTTGAATCGTAAGACCAGCACGGACAGCATTTGTTGTTTCCAGTGAAAAAGAGGAAAATGTGGTCAGCGCACCCAAAAACCCGGTGATAAGAAAAAGACGAACGCTCGGGGTAAGTAAGCGGACACTCTCTGCAAGGGCAAAAATCAGCCCTATTAAAAAACAGCCTGCCATATTCACAATAAGTGTACCCCATGGGAAGTTCACTCCCCATGTCTTAGCAGCCATTAGCCCGATCAGGTACCGGCATACCGCTCCCAGGCTGCCTCCCAACATAATGATTATAAGATTTTTAACCATTTGCATCTCAATATAAAAGGCTTTCATCATAAAAACAAAAAACCGCTTACAGGCATCTTTATAAACATCCTACCATGCATCTCTGCCGATAGGAGTCATCAGCTCTACCCGAGCGGTTATATGGGGGACCCCATCCCCTGATTTTTGTCAAATATATTCTATATTCTTTGATTAAAGCAACCTAAAAAACAGAGGTTCAGTTAAATTAAACAGGCCACATTAAATATGGTTTTTTCCGGTAAGTCAAAATTTTGGCTTAGATATGGCCTTTTTATCTCTCTTTTCAATTTGTATTTATTAATCATCCATAACATTTTATTATTACAACTGATTTTAGAGCTTTCAGGTGGCATTGAAATTGCAAATTTGAATCAGGTCTTCTGAATTAATATTTATTCTAAAACTACCAGTTTTAGAAAGGTGTGATGCCCTTATATGAATGCAAAAGATCAAAAATCTGAAGGCGGTAAGTGGTCACGTCTTGCAATAGCGATGATTATTGCACTCCTCTCCGGTGCGTTTATGGTCTTCCAGATCATTGCCTGGAAAGACCGGGAGATGCGGGATGACCATCTGGATAATGCCAGGATCGTTTCACAAACATTTGATATTGCCAAAATATTGGCCCTAACCGGCACAGGGGCAGATATTGGTACCCCACAATATATAAGGCTGAAGGCACAGCTCGCAGCAATAAAAGGAAGTGATTCAAGATATAGGTTTGTCTATCTAATGGGGCAGTTGCCTGATGGAAAGGTGTTTTTTTATGCTGACAATGAACCGGCTGGTTCTTCAGATGAATCGCCTGCTGGTCAGATATTCGATGAAGTGACAGAGGCAGATATGGTTGCCTTTAATCAGAAGAAGGCAACTATTGTCGGCCCCCAGACCGATAGATGGGGAAGATGGATGTCAGCCCTTATTCCACTGGTAGACCCGGAATCTGAGAGGCTTGTAGCTGTGGTGGGTATGGATATTGATGCTGATGACTGGAACAGCATTCTGTTCAAGACAGCCCTGGTGCCCTCATTTTATATAATTATTCTGATGGCAGTTATTTTTATCTGCATAATACTGCTATGGCACAGGGCAAGGTTTGATTCTCCTGCACACTGGATGTCACATATAGAAACCATGTTTATTTCAGCCACAGGGATCATCCTGACCCTTTTATCCTGCCACATACTCAATGAACAGGAAGGCCTTGACCATAGAAAAGCCTTTAAGCAGCTGGCATCAATCAAGACAGGCGCAATAGCTGAGATGATGCGTGATCTTCAGAATATTCAGTTAGAGGGCCTTGCAAGGTTTTGTTCAGGTGTTGACCATATTGAACAGATTGATTTTTCAAACTATACGGAATATTTGCTTGAAAAAAAATGGGTTCAGGCCTGGGAATGGATTCCTGTTGTGCCTGATATTGAGAAGGAAAATTTTGAACAGAACATAGAGGCTTCAGGATCAAAATATTTCCGCATCTGGCAGAGAGATGAGAACCGTAACAGGGCGCCTGCCAGTGGGCGAAATGAGTATTTTCCTGTTGTTAACATAATGCCCCTCAAAGGCAATGAAGATGCCGTGGGTTTTGATCTGGGTTCAGAGGCCTTACGCCGCAAGGCATTGGAAGAGGCTGCATTAACAGGGTTTGTCACTGCAACAGACCCCCTCACCCTTATCCAGGAAAAGGAAACTCAAAAGGGGATACTGGTCTTTCGTCCTCTATTTAATCATAAAATCCAGGGTCAGGTTAGGGGATATGCAGCGGCTGTTATAAGGATGGGCTCCTTTTTAAAATATGTATCGTCTGATGCATCTGTTCTCCTTGAATTGTCCATGCTTTATCCTGATGGGAATTCTATTCAACTCGCAGGGGCTATTAACGCCAGACCTTTTGAAATGTCAGGCACTGATCTAATGCGTCCGTTCTTTGCATTCGGACGTGTCTTTGCTATAACAGCGTATGCATCACCTGAATTCATCAGACTTCATCCAGCCCGAAGGGGGTGGATTGCATTAATTGTGGGGGGCATTATTACTTGTGCCCTTGTTATTATAATAAACCTGTTTGTGCGCCGAAGGGAATCACTTGAAAAACTGGTAATAGAGCGAACCTCAAGTCTTAAAAAGGAACAGGAGCGGCTTTCTAATGTAATAGAGGGCACCCATGCAGGCACATGGGAATGGAATGTCCAGACCGGTGAGATCAGGATAAATAAAATATGTGCTGAAATTATTGGTTACTCTATTGATGAGCTTGCGAATCTTGATTACAGGACAATGGTGAATCTGATGCATCCTGATGACCGCAA encodes the following:
- a CDS encoding OFA family MFS transporter produces the protein MFNYEFLKKEHTIAGPGFNRWMVPPAALAIHLCIGMAYGFSVFWLPLSQVIGITAPVAAPADMSYIARVFSSSYDWPVSMVNIMYTLFFVFLGISAAIWGQWLETAGPRKAGFASTICWCGGLIISAIGVKLHQVWMLWIGSGVIGGIGLGLGYISPVSTLIKWFPDKRGMATGMAIMGFGGGAMIGAPLADTLMNFFSSRSVDAAGIPTSVGVWETFLTLAVIYFIYMIMGAMAYRVPPTGWTPKGWKPSAATTNNTMITKNHVHVSRAWKTPQFWFLWLVLCLNVSAGIGIIGMASPLLQEVFGGKLLGLNLHFNELDAAQKIQIAAIAAGFTGLLSVFNISGRFIWASFSDVIGRKVTFAIFFILGFALYALSPTFGRVGILALFVSAFCICVSMYGGGFATIPAYLADIFGTQMVGAIHGRLLTAWSTAGILGPVLVTTIREYQLARGVPTYQAYNVTLYILACLLVIGLICNLLVRPVNPKHYMTQEELDKVKLVAQKSTEKASAGNRVDMGDIGAGSHKVKIAFAWIAVVIPLIYGFYNTVMKAIVLFQ
- a CDS encoding CBS domain-containing protein → MLNYRAIEIFTSEEARYLKKPLSDAVMQYIKELKIAARCIITRGVAGCYENGELTTTRLEILSFNLPVRIYIILPAAETDRVLNGLNEMVTDGIITLHEMSVISHRTRKSFFPRQLLVRDVMTNSPRYVTADTSLSDATRLLLSYVFTGLPVIDEKKRPIGMVTQGDLIYKGGLPVRLGLLKESDNNCRESLINRLCSRYVSEIMTTPVITISADKLLTEAVELMENKKVKRLPVTDSEGSLVGMLSRIDIFHTVMREAPDWNTFKAQKIEVQHLKHVRDILRRDTQTVLAKTTLDEVIRIIGLNDIQRVAVVDEQEKLLGLISDRDLLRYFKPDQEKIWHLLTKIKQTFKPDAAKTGTLQQQLTKTTAEAVMTKKLITVDDEMLIEDAIRLMVEKGLKRLPVIDSEGRFKGMISRDSLLRTGF
- the eno gene encoding phosphopyruvate hydratase, producing the protein MGSKINNVNAMEILDSRGNPTIKVFVSLENKLIASASVPSGASTGENEAVELRDGDKKRYGGKGVLKAVKNVNEVIAPHIIGMEPSHQTQIDRMLIGLDGTPNKGKLGANAILGVSMAVSRAAAAEAGLPLYIYLGGPGAFRIPMPMMNILNGGKHADNSVDFQEFMVAPVGAPSFAEALRYGAETFHALKSILKKKGYNTSVGDEGGFAPNLKSNDEACEVIVEAIKAAGYQPGKDIAIALDPAASSFFEKGSYNLAKSGQGIKSSSEMTALYRSWTDKYPIISIEDGLDENDWQGFKEHTASLGSRVQIVGDDLYVTNTRFIERGIQETSTNAVLIKLNQIGTVTETIEAIQLCRKAGWGYVISHRSGETEDHFISDFAVAMGGGQIKTGSLCRSERIAKYNRLMEIEMELGKAALFNNPLK
- the crcB gene encoding fluoride efflux transporter CrcB — protein: MVKNLIIIMLGGSLGAVCRYLIGLMAAKTWGVNFPWGTLIVNMAGCFLIGLIFALAESVRLLTPSVRLFLITGFLGALTTFSSFSLETTNAVRAGLTIQPIMNIMINNLGGFGLTFLGYWLGSLK
- a CDS encoding MFS transporter, which translates into the protein MDDISLCKRKWCNRNVVAFGLTSFLSDFCHEMATSILPQFMQAIGVTRVVALLYLLRNVVYTIASYPIGALSSRFTRSRYLATGYGVAVITFAGFTFVVGSIWWFIIFFSLAGIFIAWEDTVEGIAVRDYVDDTIAGTAYGILGVVNGFGDFTSSLIVGILWTAVGASWGFAYAFIVCIAGVLAMARVSSLEKADHDL